One window from the genome of Pantoea cypripedii encodes:
- the hemW gene encoding radical SAM family heme chaperone HemW, which yields MPDLPPLSLYIHIPWCVQKCPYCDFNSHALKGEVPHIEYVQHLLNDLEQDLPLTSGREVRTIFIGGGTPSLLSSNAMQMLMDGVRARLPLAADAEITMEANPGTVEADRFSGYQRAGINRISIGVQSFSPQKLERLGRIHGPEEAKRAAHLAAGLGLRSFNLDLMHGLPDQSLEEALDDLRQAIALNPPHLSWYQLTIEPNTLFGSRPPVLPDDDALWDIFEQGHQLLTAAGYQQYETSAYAKPGYRCEHNLNYWRFGDYLGIGCGAHGKLTQPDGSILRTVKTRHPRGFMKGNYLDKQHQVADADKPFEFFMNRFRLLEVAPRADFRRYTGLEETIIRPQIEAAMAAEYIVETEQQWQITEKGKLFLNSLLELFLVEE from the coding sequence ATGCCTGATTTACCGCCGTTAAGCCTTTACATCCACATTCCGTGGTGCGTACAGAAGTGCCCCTACTGTGATTTCAACTCCCACGCATTGAAAGGCGAAGTGCCGCACATCGAGTATGTGCAGCACCTGCTGAACGATCTGGAGCAGGATTTGCCGCTCACCAGCGGACGCGAAGTTCGCACCATTTTTATTGGTGGCGGCACCCCCAGCCTGTTGAGCAGCAATGCCATGCAGATGCTGATGGATGGCGTGCGTGCGCGGCTACCGCTGGCAGCAGATGCAGAAATCACCATGGAAGCCAATCCTGGCACGGTAGAAGCCGATCGCTTCAGCGGCTACCAGCGTGCCGGAATCAACCGTATTTCGATTGGGGTGCAGAGTTTCAGCCCACAGAAGCTGGAACGCCTGGGGCGTATTCACGGCCCGGAAGAAGCGAAACGCGCTGCCCATCTCGCCGCCGGGCTTGGCCTGCGCAGCTTTAACCTCGATTTGATGCACGGCCTGCCAGACCAATCGCTGGAGGAAGCGCTCGATGATTTACGTCAGGCGATTGCGCTGAATCCGCCGCATTTGTCGTGGTATCAGCTGACCATCGAGCCAAATACGCTGTTTGGTTCACGTCCCCCGGTGCTGCCGGATGATGACGCGTTGTGGGATATCTTCGAACAAGGCCATCAACTGCTGACGGCGGCCGGTTATCAGCAATATGAAACCTCCGCCTATGCGAAGCCCGGTTATCGTTGTGAGCATAACCTCAATTACTGGCGCTTTGGTGATTACCTCGGCATTGGTTGTGGTGCCCATGGCAAGCTGACCCAACCGGATGGCAGCATTTTGCGCACGGTGAAAACCCGTCATCCACGCGGCTTTATGAAGGGCAATTATCTTGATAAGCAGCATCAGGTTGCTGATGCGGATAAACCTTTCGAGTTCTTTATGAACCGTTTCCGTCTGCTGGAAGTGGCACCGCGCGCTGACTTCCGTCGCTATACCGGGCTGGAAGAAACGATCATCCGCCCGCAGATTGAAGCGGCAATGGCTGCGGAATATATAGTAGAAACGGAACAACAGTGGCAGATTACGGAAAAAGGTAAGTTATTCCTTAATTCGCTGCTGGAATTGTTTCTGGTGGAAGAATAA
- a CDS encoding XTP/dITP diphosphatase, whose protein sequence is MQKVVLATGNPGKVRELADLLSAFGLDIVAQTELGVESAEETGLTFIENAILKARHAAQITGLPAIADDSGLAVDALGGAPGIYSARYAGLEASDQQNLEKLLVALENVADGERQAQFHCVLVYVRHAADPTPLVFHGSWAGEITRAAAGQGGFGYDPIFYVPELGKTAAELSKDEKRAVSHRGKALTLLLDAMRNA, encoded by the coding sequence ATGCAAAAAGTTGTTCTCGCCACCGGTAATCCGGGCAAAGTTCGTGAACTGGCCGACCTGCTGTCGGCCTTTGGCCTCGATATCGTGGCACAAACCGAGCTGGGCGTGGAGTCAGCGGAAGAAACCGGTCTGACTTTTATCGAAAACGCCATCCTGAAAGCGCGCCATGCTGCCCAAATCACCGGCCTGCCCGCGATTGCGGATGACTCCGGTCTGGCCGTTGACGCCCTCGGCGGTGCACCGGGGATCTACTCCGCGCGCTACGCGGGCCTGGAAGCCAGCGATCAGCAGAATCTTGAGAAGCTGCTGGTTGCGCTGGAAAACGTCGCGGATGGCGAGCGCCAGGCACAGTTCCACTGCGTATTGGTGTATGTTCGCCATGCTGCTGACCCTACGCCGCTGGTGTTTCACGGCAGCTGGGCGGGCGAAATCACCCGTGCCGCAGCAGGCCAGGGTGGTTTTGGCTACGATCCGATTTTCTATGTCCCTGAACTGGGCAAAACGGCTGCGGAGCTGAGTAAAGATGAAAAGCGCGCCGTTTCTCACCGTGGCAAAGCATTGACGCTGTTACTGGATGCGATGCGCAATGCCTGA
- a CDS encoding YggS family pyridoxal phosphate-dependent enzyme produces the protein MTSIEHNLQQVRERIAAAAARCGRAPEEITLLAVSKTKPVSAVAEAIAAGQRAFGENYVQEGVEKVTALAAHPDLQWHFIGPLQSNKSRLVAEHFAWCHTVDRQRIAQRLNDQRPAHLPPLNVLIQVNISDENSKSGIMLDALPTLAQEIAALPQLCLRGLMAIPAPEQDYERQLAVCQQMAAAFHALQQDYPGVDTLSLGMSDDMEAAIAAGSTMVRIGTAVFGARDYARTSQQ, from the coding sequence ATGACTTCCATTGAGCACAACTTACAGCAAGTGCGCGAGCGTATCGCCGCTGCCGCTGCGCGTTGCGGACGCGCGCCAGAAGAAATCACGCTGCTTGCAGTGAGTAAAACCAAACCTGTGAGCGCGGTTGCAGAAGCGATAGCTGCCGGACAACGGGCATTCGGCGAAAATTACGTGCAGGAAGGGGTTGAAAAAGTCACCGCGCTGGCCGCACATCCTGATCTGCAATGGCACTTCATCGGGCCGTTGCAGTCGAATAAGAGCCGTCTGGTGGCGGAGCATTTTGCCTGGTGTCACACCGTGGATCGGCAGCGTATTGCGCAGCGTCTGAATGACCAGCGCCCGGCGCATCTGCCACCGCTTAATGTGTTAATTCAGGTAAATATCAGTGACGAGAACAGCAAATCTGGCATCATGCTGGATGCGCTGCCGACGCTGGCACAGGAGATTGCCGCTTTGCCACAGCTGTGTTTACGCGGTCTGATGGCGATTCCGGCACCCGAGCAGGATTACGAGCGTCAACTGGCGGTATGCCAGCAGATGGCCGCTGCGTTTCATGCTCTGCAACAGGATTACCCTGGCGTCGATACGCTTTCTCTGGGAATGAGCGACGACATGGAAGCGGCTATCGCCGCAGGCAGTACCATGGTGCGCATCGGCACCGCCGTCTTTGGCGCGCGGGATTATGCGCGCACTTCACAACAATAA
- the ruvX gene encoding Holliday junction resolvase RuvX: MASETLLGFDFGTKSIGVAVGQQLTGTARALTALKAQDGTPDWNLIERLLKEWQPDYVVVGLPLNMDGTEQELTARARKFANRLHGRFGVRVELQDERLSTVEARAGLFERGGYRALQKGRVDAQSAVIILEDWFDNH, translated from the coding sequence ATGGCCAGTGAAACCCTGCTGGGCTTTGATTTCGGCACCAAGAGCATCGGTGTTGCCGTCGGGCAACAGCTGACGGGCACCGCGCGCGCTTTGACGGCGTTAAAAGCACAGGACGGCACGCCGGACTGGAATCTGATCGAGCGTCTGCTGAAAGAGTGGCAACCGGATTACGTGGTGGTCGGGCTGCCGCTGAATATGGATGGCACCGAACAGGAACTGACGGCGCGCGCCCGTAAATTTGCCAATCGTCTGCATGGTCGTTTTGGCGTGCGTGTCGAATTACAGGATGAGCGTCTCAGTACCGTTGAAGCGCGCGCCGGTTTGTTCGAACGTGGCGGCTATCGCGCTCTGCAGAAAGGACGGGTTGATGCACAATCGGCGGTGATCATCCTTGAGGACTGGTTCGACAACCACTGA
- a CDS encoding YqgE/AlgH family protein, which produces MNLQHHFLIAMPSLQDPFFKRSVVYICEHNEDGAMGLIINKPMDNLTVEGILKKLKISPSDRDPAIRLDKPVFAGGPLAEDRGFILHSAQHIYSSSIRISDTTVITTSRDVLEAIGSTSQPENVLVALGYCAWEKDQLENELLENAWLTTPASTHILFQTPIAERWREAAKCLGVDIHNMTNDAGHA; this is translated from the coding sequence ATGAATTTACAGCATCATTTTTTGATTGCGATGCCATCCCTACAGGATCCCTTCTTCAAACGCTCGGTAGTCTATATTTGCGAGCATAATGAAGACGGTGCCATGGGCTTAATCATCAACAAGCCCATGGATAATCTGACGGTTGAAGGCATCCTTAAAAAGCTCAAAATCAGCCCATCAGATCGCGATCCGGCCATCAGGCTGGATAAACCGGTATTCGCTGGCGGCCCGCTGGCGGAGGACCGCGGCTTTATTCTGCATTCTGCGCAGCACATCTACTCATCCAGCATTCGTATCTCCGACACTACTGTGATTACGACCTCAAGGGACGTGCTGGAAGCGATTGGCAGTACTTCCCAGCCGGAGAACGTGCTGGTGGCGCTGGGTTACTGCGCCTGGGAAAAGGATCAGCTGGAAAATGAATTGCTGGAAAATGCATGGCTGACTACGCCGGCCTCCACCCATATCCTGTTCCAGACGCCGATTGCCGAGCGCTGGCGTGAAGCCGCTAAATGCCTTGGTGTGGATATCCATAATATGACCAACGATGCAGGGCACGCCTGA
- a CDS encoding type IV pilus twitching motility protein PilT codes for MDLDKVVALSVKHNAADLHLCSGHLPHWRRQGVLEPVPEQAVLEAAWLENFISQWLDSAQQAVLDAEGHVDFAITLASGMRLRANLFLQRHGLSLALRLIASQVPALASLHLPPVVEQLLQLDEGLILITGATGSGKSTTLAALVDNLNHYQARHILTLEDPIEFVHHSQRSLIQQREVGAHCASFRHGLKAALREDPDVILLGELRDSETIRLALTAAETGHLVLATLHTRGATQAVDRLVDVFPAEEKNLVRSQLAGSLKAVLAQRLVAAKNGGRIGLFEVLVATPAVANLIREGKMHQLPGVLQTGAQAGMQTFAQSEQARRQQGLI; via the coding sequence ATGGATTTGGATAAAGTTGTGGCCCTTAGTGTAAAGCATAACGCCGCCGATCTGCACCTTTGCAGCGGACATTTGCCACACTGGCGGCGGCAGGGCGTGCTGGAACCCGTCCCCGAACAGGCTGTGCTGGAAGCGGCATGGCTGGAAAACTTTATCAGCCAGTGGCTGGATAGCGCGCAGCAGGCGGTGCTGGACGCGGAAGGCCATGTGGATTTCGCTATCACACTGGCAAGTGGGATGCGGTTGCGTGCCAATCTGTTCCTGCAACGGCACGGGCTGTCGCTGGCGCTGCGCCTGATTGCCAGCCAGGTTCCCGCGCTTGCGAGCCTGCATTTGCCGCCGGTGGTGGAGCAGTTATTGCAGCTGGATGAGGGGCTGATATTAATTACCGGTGCCACCGGCAGCGGCAAATCCACCACCCTGGCGGCGCTGGTGGATAACCTGAATCACTATCAGGCGCGCCATATTCTGACGCTGGAAGATCCCATCGAGTTTGTTCACCACAGCCAGCGTTCGCTGATTCAGCAGCGGGAAGTGGGAGCGCATTGCGCCTCGTTTCGTCACGGGCTGAAAGCGGCGCTACGTGAAGATCCGGATGTCATTCTGCTGGGTGAGCTGCGCGATAGTGAAACCATTCGGCTGGCATTAACGGCAGCCGAAACTGGCCATCTGGTGCTGGCGACGCTGCACACGCGTGGGGCAACCCAGGCGGTGGATCGGCTGGTGGATGTGTTTCCTGCCGAAGAGAAGAACCTGGTACGCAGCCAGCTGGCGGGCAGCCTGAAAGCGGTGCTGGCGCAACGGCTGGTTGCGGCGAAAAACGGGGGGCGGATTGGCTTATTTGAAGTGCTGGTGGCAACCCCGGCGGTGGCTAACCTGATTCGTGAGGGCAAAATGCATCAGCTGCCGGGGGTGTTGCAAACCGGCGCTCAGGCCGGGATGCAAACCTTTGCCCAGAGCGAGCAGGCACGGCGACAGCAGGGGTTAATCTGA
- the gshB gene encoding glutathione synthase gives MIKLGIVMDPISSINIKKDTSFAMLLEAQRRGYEIHYMEMNDLSLRGGVTYARTRLLSVEQNYDKWYEFGSEQEIKLADLNVVLMRKDPPFDTEFIYATYLLERAEEQGTLIVNKPQSLRDCNEKLYTAWFADLTPDTLVTRSKEKLRAFWQEHGDVILKPLDGMGGASIFRVKQDDPNFGVITETLTNHGQNFCMAQNYLPAIKDGDKRVLVVDGEPVPYCLARIPQGGETRGNLAAGGRGEARPLSDSDWEIARRVGPALKAKGLIFVGLDIIGDKLTEVNVTSPTCVREIEAAFPISITGMLMDAIEKRLG, from the coding sequence ATGATTAAGCTTGGCATCGTTATGGACCCGATTTCGTCCATCAACATTAAAAAAGACACCAGCTTCGCCATGTTGCTGGAAGCACAGCGCCGTGGTTACGAAATTCACTACATGGAGATGAACGATCTCTCCCTGCGCGGTGGCGTCACTTACGCACGCACGCGTCTGCTCAGCGTGGAGCAAAACTACGACAAATGGTACGAATTTGGCAGCGAGCAGGAGATCAAACTGGCCGATCTCAACGTGGTGCTGATGCGCAAAGATCCGCCGTTTGATACCGAGTTCATCTATGCCACCTATCTGCTGGAACGCGCGGAAGAACAAGGCACGCTGATCGTTAACAAACCGCAGAGCCTGCGCGACTGTAACGAAAAACTCTATACTGCCTGGTTTGCCGATTTAACCCCGGACACCCTGGTCACCCGCAGCAAAGAGAAACTGCGCGCGTTCTGGCAGGAACACGGTGATGTGATCCTGAAACCGCTGGACGGCATGGGCGGTGCATCGATCTTCCGCGTGAAGCAGGATGATCCTAACTTTGGCGTGATCACCGAAACCCTGACCAACCACGGTCAGAACTTCTGCATGGCGCAGAATTATCTGCCAGCGATTAAAGACGGTGACAAACGTGTGCTGGTGGTGGATGGCGAACCCGTCCCTTATTGCCTGGCGCGTATTCCGCAGGGCGGCGAAACCCGTGGTAACCTTGCAGCAGGTGGACGTGGTGAAGCACGCCCGCTGAGTGACAGCGACTGGGAGATTGCACGCCGTGTTGGCCCTGCGCTCAAAGCAAAAGGGTTGATTTTTGTCGGTCTCGATATCATCGGTGATAAACTGACTGAAGTGAACGTAACCAGCCCGACTTGCGTGCGTGAAATTGAAGCCGCCTTCCCAATCTCCATCACCGGTATGCTGATGGATGCGATTGAGAAACGTCTGGGCTAA
- a CDS encoding GntR family transcriptional regulator translates to MVDGITEKQKEVVDYILQKIKDEGLLPGDKLDTEIAIAKNIGITRATVREATRILIEQQRIYRVKGSGLFVGSIGKSNHSGRFHALSPFDYQAQKKGYKGVRKVITASIIKVPSADMAQALRIKNSDQVYKIVRLMCFDDIPVALEQCHLPVSMFSSMEFSKLEISKYSYIEQITGKKVQRRDQHLNAINLTNPDQINLLKMKENEAVLEIAETVYLDDGTPCEVNIALINTHLLQLRQNTERS, encoded by the coding sequence ATGGTCGATGGCATTACTGAGAAGCAGAAAGAGGTTGTCGATTACATCCTCCAGAAGATCAAAGACGAGGGGCTTCTGCCTGGAGATAAACTCGATACTGAAATTGCGATAGCGAAAAACATCGGCATTACCCGTGCGACGGTGCGGGAAGCAACCCGTATTCTGATTGAGCAGCAGCGTATTTACCGGGTAAAAGGGTCTGGCCTTTTCGTTGGCTCCATTGGTAAAAGTAACCATTCTGGCCGCTTTCATGCGCTGTCACCTTTTGATTATCAGGCGCAGAAAAAGGGCTATAAAGGGGTCAGAAAAGTCATTACTGCCAGCATCATCAAAGTGCCGTCAGCGGATATGGCGCAGGCACTGCGCATTAAAAACAGCGACCAGGTGTACAAAATTGTTCGTCTGATGTGTTTTGATGATATTCCTGTTGCCCTGGAACAGTGTCATTTGCCGGTCAGCATGTTTAGCAGCATGGAGTTCAGCAAGCTGGAAATATCTAAATACTCTTATATTGAGCAAATTACGGGCAAGAAAGTTCAGCGCAGGGATCAGCATTTAAATGCGATTAATCTGACCAATCCTGACCAGATTAATCTGCTGAAAATGAAGGAAAATGAGGCGGTTCTGGAAATTGCTGAAACGGTATATCTGGATGATGGTACGCCCTGTGAAGTCAATATCGCGCTAATTAATACCCATCTGCTCCAGCTCAGACAAAATACTGAGAGAAGTTGA
- the endA gene encoding deoxyribonuclease I has protein sequence MSRKIIFALTLLVAPLSAYSLNLNNYHQNNFQQAKEYAAYINADAPGSFYCGCKINWHGKKGVPDLSSCGYNVRKSANRAERIEWEHVMPAWEFGHQRQCWQNGGRKNCSKDADYRRIESDLHNLQPAIGEVNGDRGNFQYSQWNGGDQPYGQCSMKIDFKQKLAQPPERARGAIARTYFYMRDQYHLSLSRQQTQLFTAWDKQYPVTPWECERDNRIAKVQGNHNPYVLQACQR, from the coding sequence ATGTCTCGCAAAATTATTTTCGCCCTGACCTTGTTAGTCGCCCCGCTTAGCGCGTATAGCCTTAACCTCAACAACTATCATCAGAACAATTTCCAGCAAGCCAAAGAATACGCGGCATACATCAATGCCGATGCCCCCGGCAGTTTCTACTGCGGTTGTAAAATTAACTGGCACGGTAAAAAAGGCGTACCGGATCTGAGCAGCTGCGGCTACAACGTGCGCAAAAGTGCCAATCGTGCAGAGCGCATTGAATGGGAACATGTGATGCCCGCGTGGGAGTTCGGCCATCAGCGTCAATGCTGGCAGAACGGTGGTCGTAAAAATTGCAGCAAAGATGCTGACTACCGCCGGATTGAGAGCGATCTGCATAACCTGCAACCGGCGATTGGTGAAGTGAACGGCGACCGTGGCAACTTCCAGTACAGCCAGTGGAACGGTGGGGATCAACCTTACGGTCAGTGCAGCATGAAGATTGATTTCAAACAGAAGCTGGCGCAGCCGCCGGAACGCGCCCGTGGCGCGATTGCCCGCACCTACTTCTATATGCGCGATCAATATCACCTGAGTCTGTCACGCCAGCAAACTCAGCTGTTTACCGCCTGGGATAAGCAATATCCGGTAACGCCGTGGGAGTGCGAACGCGATAACCGCATTGCCAAAGTCCAGGGCAATCATAATCCTTATGTGCTTCAGGCTTGCCAGCGCTAA
- a CDS encoding YggT family protein codes for MLTMTFLVKTLIDLYVMVLLLRIWMQWSRCDFYNPLSQFVVKITQPIIKPLRRVLPALGPIDTASLLLAFVLTTLKYPILLLIQVGVFSVDPTNLLVGLLSLLKSAGYLVFWVIIIRSLMSWISQGRGPIDYVLIQLTEPLMAPIRRILPAMGGIDFSAMIVILVLYALNFLGMDLFPGLWYLL; via the coding sequence ATGTTAACAATGACGTTTTTAGTCAAAACGCTGATCGACCTGTACGTGATGGTATTGCTGCTGCGTATCTGGATGCAGTGGTCACGCTGTGACTTCTACAATCCGCTGTCGCAGTTTGTCGTGAAGATTACCCAGCCGATCATCAAACCGCTGCGTCGCGTGCTGCCCGCATTGGGGCCGATCGATACCGCCTCGCTGCTGCTGGCGTTTGTGCTGACCACCCTGAAATACCCGATTCTGCTGCTGATTCAGGTCGGCGTGTTCTCGGTCGATCCCACCAACCTGCTGGTCGGCTTGCTGTCGCTGCTGAAATCTGCCGGTTATCTGGTGTTCTGGGTGATCATCATCCGTTCGCTGATGAGCTGGATCAGCCAGGGCCGTGGTCCGATTGATTATGTTTTGATTCAACTGACCGAACCGCTGATGGCACCGATTCGTCGCATTCTGCCAGCGATGGGCGGCATCGATTTTTCTGCCATGATTGTCATTCTGGTGCTGTATGCGCTGAATTTCCTCGGCATGGACCTGTTCCCGGGTCTCTGGTACTTGCTGTAA
- the rsmE gene encoding 16S rRNA (uracil(1498)-N(3))-methyltransferase: MRIPRIFHPESLTVGSEIFLDEDAANHVGRVLRMSAGQRLELFDGSNLTFAGEITQADKKRVQVRVLASQLDDRESPLHLHLGQVMSRGEKMEFTIQKSIELGVNVITPLFSERCGVKLDAERLAKKIQQWQKIAIAACEQCGRNRVPEIREAMTLEAWCAEAEDGLKLNLHPRASHSINTLPLPVERIRLLIGPEGGLSSDEISMTSQHGFTDILLGPRVLRTETTALTAITALQVRFGDLG; encoded by the coding sequence ATGCGTATACCTCGCATTTTTCACCCCGAATCACTGACGGTGGGCAGTGAGATTTTCCTCGATGAGGACGCCGCCAACCACGTCGGTCGCGTGCTGCGCATGAGCGCCGGACAGCGGCTTGAGCTGTTTGATGGCAGTAATCTGACTTTTGCTGGCGAAATCACCCAGGCCGATAAAAAGCGTGTACAAGTAAGAGTCCTTGCAAGCCAGCTGGATGACCGTGAATCACCGCTGCATCTGCATCTCGGCCAGGTGATGTCGCGCGGTGAAAAGATGGAGTTCACTATTCAGAAATCGATTGAGCTTGGCGTCAACGTCATTACGCCCTTGTTTTCTGAACGCTGCGGCGTAAAGCTGGATGCGGAGCGTCTGGCTAAGAAGATTCAGCAATGGCAGAAAATCGCAATCGCCGCCTGTGAGCAGTGCGGCCGTAATCGTGTGCCGGAAATTCGGGAAGCGATGACGCTGGAGGCGTGGTGTGCTGAAGCGGAAGACGGCCTAAAACTTAATTTGCACCCGCGCGCCAGCCACAGTATCAACACGCTGCCGCTACCGGTGGAACGCATCCGCCTGCTGATTGGCCCGGAAGGCGGTTTATCATCAGACGAAATTAGCATGACGTCGCAGCACGGGTTTACCGATATTCTGCTGGGACCACGCGTGCTGCGCACCGAAACAACCGCCCTCACCGCCATTACGGCACTTCAGGTGAGGTTTGGTGACCTCGGTTAA
- a CDS encoding SprT family zinc-dependent metalloprotease, with the protein MKTPRLPIAVQQAVMRSLRQFLQLANERLERIYPEPKLIYQQRGTAAGTAWLEKWEIRLNPVLLLENQQAFIDEVVPHELAHLLVWKTFGRVAPHGKEWKWMMENVLGVAARRTHQFEIDSVRSQTFPYRCGCQQHQLTVRRHNRVLRGESEYRCVHCGTLLQPGEFTAS; encoded by the coding sequence ATGAAAACGCCCCGCCTGCCCATCGCTGTACAACAAGCTGTTATGCGTTCACTGCGTCAGTTCCTGCAACTGGCTAACGAGCGGCTGGAACGCATCTATCCCGAACCCAAACTGATCTACCAGCAACGCGGCACTGCGGCGGGAACCGCCTGGCTGGAAAAGTGGGAAATCCGCCTCAACCCGGTATTGTTACTGGAAAACCAGCAGGCGTTTATCGACGAAGTGGTGCCACACGAACTGGCACATCTGCTGGTGTGGAAAACCTTCGGTCGCGTTGCGCCACACGGCAAAGAGTGGAAATGGATGATGGAAAACGTGCTGGGGGTTGCGGCACGTCGTACCCATCAGTTTGAAATCGACTCGGTGCGCAGTCAGACCTTCCCCTACCGCTGCGGTTGCCAGCAACATCAGTTGACCGTGCGCCGCCACAATCGTGTGCTGCGCGGCGAAAGCGAATATCGCTGCGTCCATTGCGGCACTTTGCTGCAACCCGGTGAATTTACAGCAAGTTAG